The Oryzias melastigma strain HK-1 linkage group LG6, ASM292280v2, whole genome shotgun sequence genome includes a window with the following:
- the LOC112151921 gene encoding general transcription factor 3C polypeptide 1, giving the protein MHSFNESLQKLIYMGLLQFGAGKKFMERDQVFVYLKRNATIVDTTNTEPHYWLVTEPPDKPFERRRYTFNTIEDVDSFWFDLMCICLNTPLGIIRKRRKGSEEEAHVDEFRKVQDRKVFLKLAHLLRWVRFEI; this is encoded by the exons ATGCACTCCTTCAATGAGTCCCTGCAAAAGTTGATTTACATGGGCCTGCTGCAGTTTGGGGCTGGAAAAAAGTTCATGGAGCGAGACCAG gtttttgtgtACCTGAAGCGCAATGCTACTATCGTTGACACCACCAACACAGAACCTCACTACTGGCTGGTCACAGAACCGCCGGACAAACCCTTCGAGAGGCGCCGCTACACCTTCAACACCATAGAGGATGTAGACAGCTTTTGGTTTGACCTGATGTGCATCTGCCTCAATACGCCTTTAG gaatcaTTCGTAAAAGAAGAAAGGGATCGGAAGAGGAAGCCCATGTGGATGAGTTCCGCAAGGTGCAAGACCGCAAAGTGTTTCTCAAACTGGCACATCTGCTTCGGTGGGTGAGGTTTGAGATCTAA
- the LOC112151922 gene encoding uncharacterized protein LOC112151922, whose protein sequence is MPQEDHRWVSSTLFRVGASGRLELRDNLQLWYHPPPPVLVYNQAPTPHRFFSHSLLLWMPYRLWKVRLLCTNPTCTQHQLSSGGLHRRVRQVIDIDRYYNLVTETLICTKCRTSYLSWGQQILQQLDLPHRSEFRVILTRRYACDIRVIRLLRERGLGNSSARLIAQLKQNHSEEWLQRVSRYTSECAAFMASQSLLPLHFQEPPNPPVMPSYKWLLVVYSRDILNSFEAAVVAPPVALYVDCGCCKEAGATKLQARFNQWPNLIIRLDIWHFMRRLAVGETFRSSKRLSGQNWYNKDGLYQQKERWTATLQRRSLRCTIGEKHVERRQPYTSLNSFSRSS, encoded by the exons ATGCCACAAGAGGACCATAGGTGGGTGTCATCAACGCTATTCAGAGTTGGTGCCAGTGGCAGGCTGGAGCTCCGCGACAACCTTCAGCTGTGGTATCATCCTCCTCCGCCTGTGCTGGTTTACAATCAGGCCCCAACACCCCACAGATTCTTCTCCCACTCACTCCTGCTGTGGATGCCATACAGGCTGTGGAAAGTCCGGCTGCTGTGCACTAACCCTACATGCACTCAGCATCAGCTTTCTAGCGGAGGTCTACACAGGAGGGTACGGCAGGTTATTGATATTGACAGATATTATAACCTGGTTACGGAGACTCTCATCTGCACCAAGTGCAGAACCAGCTACCTGTCTTGGGGCCAGCAGATCTTGCAACAGCTAGATCTTCCACATCGCTCCGAATTCAGAGTTATCCTTACAAGGAG GTACGCCTGCGACATCAGAGTGATTCGTCTCCTTCGAGAGCGAGGCTTGGGAAATAGTTCAGCAAGACTAATTGCCCAGCTAAAGCAAAATCATAGTGAGGAGTGGCTGCAGCGAGTTTCCCGTTACACATCTGAATGTGCTGCATTCATGGCCTCTCAAAGCCTGCTGCCCCTACACTTTCAAGAACCACCAAACCCCCCAGTCATGCCCAGCTACAAGTGGCTTCTTGTTGTGTACAGCCGGGACATCCTTAACAG ttTCGAGGCAGCCGTTGTGGCACCTCCAGTTGCCCTTTATGTTGATTGTGGCTGTTGCAAAGAGGCTGGAGCAACAAAACTTCAAGCCAGGTTCAACCAGTGGCCTAACCTGATCATCCGTTTGGACATCTGGCATTTTATGCGCCGCCTGGCAGTTGGG GAGACATTTCGGAGCTCAAAAAGGCTAAGCGGGCAGAACTGGTACAACAAGGATGGCCTGTACCAACAGAAAGAGAGGTGGACCGCCACATTACAAAGGAGGAGCTTGCGCTGCACTATAGGAGAGAAACACGTGGAGAGGAGACAACCATACACCTCCTTGAACAGCTTTTCACGGAGCTCATGA